The DNA segment GATTGGCTTCCGGGTGGTGTGGTGTTGTCGCACCCGACATACCGACTCCGCTCCGGTGTCACCACGTTGGGTACGGCTTCACCATTTCCGCGACCAAATCGACCTGAATACACAAGAACCCGGCAAAACGAATAGAGAACGAGGCGCATGCTGTCACGGGGGCTTTCGCGAATATCCGGCACGACCGCGTCCACCCCGGGGGCCCGGTCACGGAAGAGACTCTGGGCGGCGGCGGGCGTGACGGCCCTCGGATTCCTCGTCGTGCTGGAGCTGACCGCGCGCCGCTACGGCCTGCCGGGGCCGCTCACCCACCAGGTCGCGGAGCTGGTGTACCGGCCCAAGTCGGGTGCCCTGCTGTACGCGGGTCTGGCGCTGACCCTCGTGGTGCTCACCTGGCGGCAGCGGTTCATCGCGGTCGCGGCGGCGCTCGGTATCGACGCCGTCCTCGCGCTGACCCGCTGGGTGTTCGGCATCGGCGGAGTCGGCGGGATCGAGGGCCGCGCCTTCGGCAACGGCGCGCTGTGGGTGGTGCTGGGCTGCGGCGTCGTCGCGCTCACCCGCCGTACCGGCGCGGAGCGCACCCTGCTGCTGAAGGGCGTCGGCCTGGGCCTGCTGCTGGTGGCCGGCCGCAAGACGGGCGACACCTGGCTGCTGATCACCTCCAGAACCCGCCCCCAGGTGCTCGACCCGTACGTGGCGACCGCCGACCACGCGCTGGGCAACCCGTCCTGGGTGGCGGGCCGGATCGTCGAGGCCACCGGTCCGATCGGCTCCCATGTCCTGGACGCGGTCTACGGCCAGCTCGCGGTGGCCGCGGTCGTCGTGGCGCTGTACCAGCTGCGCAACGTGGCGGCCGAGCGCCGCTTCCCGGCCCACCATCTGGTGCGTACGTTCCTGGTGATCGGCCTCCTCGGACCGGCGATCTACATGATCTACCCGGTGGTCGGCCCCGTCTTCGCCTACGGCACCGGCGCCTTCGGCACGGGCAGCGCGCACTGGGCCGTCGCCGAACTCTGGCCGCACACCCCGCCCCCCATCGGCACCCCGCACCCGGTGGTCTACGACGCGATAACGCCCCGCAACTGCATGCCCAGCCTGCACACCGCCTGGGCCACCGCGATCTTCATCCACTCCCGCCGGGCCCCGCGCTTCCTGCGCGTCGCGGGCACCTTCTGGCTGCTGGCCACCCTCACCGCGACGCTGGGGTTCGGCTACCACTACGGCATCGACCTCGTCGCCGGCGTGGTGTTCACCCTCACCATCGAGACGACCCTGCGCGCCCTCGACCACGGCTGGAACCGCCTGGCCGTACAGCAGGTCGCCGGCGGGACGGCGTTCTTCACCGCCCTGCTGCTCTCGGTCCGCTTCCTGCCCGTCCGGATGGCCCACCACCCCTGGGTGGCCGGCCCCCTCGTCCTCCTGGCGACGGCCGCGGTGATCTACGGCTACGTCCGCACCACGGCCCGCTGGGAGCCGAACCCCGTACCGCCGGCGCCCCGCGCGGAGCCGCAGCTCGAACCCGCGTGAGGCGTGGACCCGATCGGGCTCAGTGGTCGTCGCGCACGCTCGTGGCGATGCCGTTCCTGATCACGACCTCCGCCGAGACACCCTTCTTCGCGGCCGTCTCCAGCTGGGCCTCGGTGCACCTGGTGCCGCCGGCCGCGCCCGGGTCGCCGCAGATGTCGTCGTAGCCGGTGATCTCGGTGTCCTCGGCGACGAGGAACTCCTGCTCGGCGCCCTTCTGGCCGCTGACCGTGTACTTGCCGGGGGCGAGGTAGGAGACGTTGCCGAACCAGGTGCCGTTGACGCCCTCGCCCTTGCCGATGCCTTCGAGGGCGGTGTCGCGGGAGGGGGAGGGGGCGCCGCCATCGGTGCTCTGCCGTGAGGACTGCCGCTCGGGGCCGCCCGCGTCCGGGGCCTCGGAGGGACTGTCCGGGACCTGGGAGGGACTGGTGGCATCGGGGGACTTCGTGGCCGTCCCCGTGACGGACGTGGTGCTCGGGCCGGGGTCGGCGGCGGAGTCCGCGCCGCTCTGGCACGCCGTCATCAGCAGCCCGGCGGTGATCGCGACAGAGGCGACGACGGCCTTGCGCAGGTGGCGGTTCATGGGGGGAGGTTCCTTTCGGAGTGGGAAGGGGCCGGGCTCTCCTCAGCGCGCCGGGAACCCGAACGAGTAGCCCTGCTGCTTGAGTTCGGGCAGTACGCGCCGCAGCGCCGCGACCGTCTGCGAGCGGTCGCCGCCCGCGTCGTGGAACAACAGCGTCGGCCCGTTGGGCAGTTCACGCTCGACCGTGGCCACGATGGCGTCCGTGCCCGGCCGTTCGAAGTCCTTGGTGTCGACGTTCCAGCCCAGCGGCCGCATCCCGCGCGAGGCGGCGAGCTTGCGGCTGGCGGGGGTGAAGGCGCCGCCGGGGGCGCGGTAGTACATGGGCCGTACGCCCCCGGACGCCTCGGTGATCATGCGCTCGGCGTCGAGGATCTGCCGCGACTGGTAGGCCACGGGCTTCTTGTCCATCGCGGTGTCGTGCGACACCGTGTGGTCGCACAGCCGGTGCCCGGCCGCGACGACCTGCTTCACCAGTTCGGGGTGCGCCTGCGCCTGGGTGCCGACCATGCAGAACGTGGCCTTCACCCCGTACTCCTCGAGCACGGCCAGCACCTGGGGCGTCCAGGTGGGGTCGGGGCCGTCGTCGATGGTGATGTTGACCCCGCGCGCGCCCCGGTCCGAGGAGTGCGCGATGGTCACGTCGACCGGCTTCACACTGCTGGTCGCGTGCTTCGGCGCGGGCGCGCCCGCGGTGTCGGCCTGCGCGGTCCATATGGACGCCCCGACCGCGAGCATCGTCACCCCGAGCGCCGCCCCGACCACCTTGCCGTACCAGCCCCGCGTCCCGTTGTGCCGCGCCATCGCCGCCCCCACTCTCGCCCACCCAACCCCGGCCGCGTCGCGACCACTTGTCAGGACGGAGGGCGGGAGCGGGGGGATGCGCGTGTTACCGATCACGGACAATTCCGGGGGAGTACAGGGACAACGTGCCTACCAGGTCAGGGCGTCCGCCGCGCTGTACTGCCAGTACGTCACGGCAGCCGCGCTGTTGAAGAACACCCCGCCGTTCGGCAGGTTCAGGGTCTTCTCCTTGCCGGTGCCGCCGGCGTTGCGGTCGGTGAAGAGGACACCGAGGGTCTTCGTGGTGGTGCCGCCCTCGCCGTCGGGGGAGTAGGTGGCGATGCCGGCGTACGCGGACTCGCCCGGCTTGAGCGTGACCACGGCCTGCGGCTTGCTGTCCTCGACCCAGGCCAGTGGGGCCTGCGCGTCGGCGCCGGCGCGCAGGTCGGGGGCGTAGTAGGCGTTGCAGTTGGTGGTGCCGGTGTTGGTGGCCTTGAGCAGCAGGTGGTTGATGGGGCGGGACACCTCGGTGACGGTCAGCTTGGTGTTCGCGGTGGTGCAGCCGGCCGTGGTGACGGCACTGGCCGTACCGGCCTGGACGCCCACGAGGGCGAGCGCGGTGAGGGCCACCAGGGAGGAGGCGGTCGCGGTGCGGGTGGTGATGCGCATGGGTGAGTTGCCCTGTCTGTAAGTGAGTTGAGCTTCCGCCCGTTCAACGCGCCCTGGGCACAGGGGAAGCTGGGCCAGCACGGTGACCGGTGGGGTGCCGTGCTTGGATGACCTCAGCCTGTGCCACCCCGCGTTCCGCCCGCCATTCCATCGGGATCTTCGGGATGCTGGGATGCCGGCACCGGCTCTGACCTGGTGAAACGCGTTCGGTATGGGATGCCGGACGGGATGGGGGACTGGTGGGGTCGGCTGAGGAGATCGCCGGGTTCGCGGCGCTGTTACGCGAGTTGAAGCAGCGGTCCGGGCTGAGTTACGAGGCGCTGGCGAAGCGCGCGCACATGAGTACCTCGACCCTGCACCGGTACTGCCGGGGGGACGGCGTACCGGCCGACTACGCGGTCGTCTCCCGCATGGCCCGGCTGTGCGGGGCGACGCCGGAGGAGATGGTGGAGCTGCACCGGCGGTGGGTGCTGGCGGACGCGGCGCGGGAGCGGGGACGGCGGGCGGCGGTCCCTCAGGAGCCGGCGCCGAAACCGGAGTCGGAGCCGGAACCCGAGCCGGAGCCTCAGCAGAGCGCCCCGTCTGTCCCCGCCGTCGTGGCGGAGCCGTCCCGCCGCAGGCACTGGCCCCTGATCGCGGCGGCCGTCGCCCTCGTCGTCACGGTGGCCACCGCGCTGACGCTCGACCGGGACGACGGCGGCACCCCGGACCCCGGCACCACCGGCCGGGCCGTCGCCGCCCCCCTCACCGTGAGCACCCGCACCTACGGCTGGGACGACCCCCAGTGCGAGGGGAAGTACCTCGTCGACCGGCCGCCCGCCGAGGTCGCCCCGCCGGTGATGGGGCAGGACGTGCCGGGCTGGGTGGCGGCGCACCGGGCCGTCGCGGCCGACCGGCAGCGCGTGGCGCTGACCGTCCAGGGCACCGGCGACGAGGCCGTGGTCATCGAGTCCATGCACGTCGGCGTGGCCGGCTCCGGACAGCCGCCCGCCTGGAACGCGTACCTCGGCTCCTCGGGCTGCGGTGGAGGCGTGGAGACGAGGTCCTTCGACACCGACCTCGACGCCCCCCACCCCGTACTGACCCCCAAGGCCGGCCAGCGCGGCTTCCCCTACAAGGTCAGCCGCACCGACCCCGAGGTCCTCTACCTCACCGCCCGCGCCGACACCCACGACGTCCACTGGTACGTCGACCTCCAGTGGGACAGCGCCGGCCGCCAGGGCACCATCCGCATCAACGACCACGGCAAGCCGTTCCGCACGAGCGGGAGCCGGGGGCGGCCGGTGTACGAGTTCCTGGTGGGCGGGACGCACTGGTATCGGGACGCGTGAGGTCCGCCCCGGACGACGAAGAGGGCCCCGGCCGGTGACCGGGGCCCTCTCACGCTCAAGGGTGCTGAGCGCTCACTCCGACCGCTGGGCCGGCACGGTGATGGCCCGCGTCTCGCTGTACGGCGAGTAGTTCCCGGCCGCGTCGTAGGAACGTGCCCGGTACTCGTAGGTGCGCCCGTCGGCCGGCAGCGGCTCGCAGACGGTGGCCTCGGCCGTGTAGGGACGCGGGTCGTAACCCTGATGCAGGACGGGCGCCCAGGTGCCCGCCGTCGCCTCGCGGCGCTCGATCTCGAAGCCGGTGAAGTCGCGGATCGGGGCCGGCGTGGAGTCCGAGGCGGTGGCCCGGACGCCGCCCGCGCAGGTGCCCAGGGCCAGGTCGGGGGCGCGCTCGGGGGCGATGCCGTCGGGGATTCCCAGCCACAGCTCGTTGGTGGCCGTGGCGTCGAGCCACTTCGCGCTGTACGTGGTGGTGCCGCCGTCGTTGGTGACCAGGACGCGGTAGTGACGCCACTCGCCGTCGGGGGTGACGGGGCCGGTGGTCCAGGTGGAGCGCGTGGTGGTGCCGAGCGGGACCCATTCGTAGGAGCCGTCCACCAGGTCGTTGCTCAGGACCGTGTAGTGGTGGAACTGCGGTTCCGTGTTCTGCGGCCACTTCAGGGTGACCTTGCCGGTCGTCCTGTCGTACGTACCTGTGAGGGACGGCACGATCGGCAGTGGCCGGACGACGGTGTCGGTGCTGCCCGACGAGGTGTTGCCCGCCTTGTCCTTCGCGCGGACCTCGTAGAAGTACGGCGTACGGTCGTCGGGGTTCACCAGGGGGTCGGTGTAGCTGTGTGCACTGGTCGTGGTCACCCGCGTCCAGGTGCCCGAGCCCTCGGGGCGCCGGTAGAGGGAGTAACTCGCCAGATCCATCTCCTTGTTGGCGGACCAGGAGACGGTCGTCCTGCGGGTGGTGGTGTCGTAGGCGGTCTTGACGCCGGTGGGGGCGAGTGGCCTGGTCTTGTCGTACTGGGCCGAAGTGCGTGGCGTGTAGCTGTACTTGACCTTCGCGGCGCCGCTCCAGTTCACGCTGTCGACGCGGAGGGTGTGGCTGCCGGACGGGACGGTCAGGTTGACGCTCTTGGACCGCGCCTTGTCCCCCGTACCCGACCACAGGTCGATCTTCCGCACGCCGTCCAGGTACACCCGCACGCCGTCGGTGGCGGACACCGCGAACGTGAACGGGCCACCGGAGCCGAAGTCCCGCTTCACCGACCAGCGCACACCGAAGTTGTCCGCCGGCACCCCGGCCAGCGGCCTGCCGGACCAGCTCTGGTCGACGGCGCTGTCACAGTCGCTCTTCACCGGCGAGCCCGAGAACGAGGTGTTCTTGTAGAACGCCCGCGTGTACACATTCGCCGGACAACTCACCCCCGCAGCCACCGCCTCCGGCGCGACCACCACCGGGCCACCCAGCACAACGGCCGCCATCACCCCACCACTCACACCGACCACAAACTTCTTCTGACGCACGGCGGCCTTTCACACAGCACTGAACAGGACGTACGGCGTGAAGACCTGCGAGCGGGGTGGAAGGTTGCACGGGCGTTCGAGCGCGTGGGCGGGTGGCGAGCGCGGTCGGCGTTAGCGCGCGGCGGTGATCAGCAACGAGGGAGTGCGCCTGGGCGCGGAGGCCGCACGTCGCCTGGCGCGGTCAGGTCTTTACGAGTTCGAGCCGGGGCCCACACTCGCCGAGTTCACCCGGATCGAGCGTGAGTATGGCTTCGAGTTCGCGGTCGACGAGAACTGGAGCCCCCGAGCGACGGCCCCTTTCTGGCGGGACCTTCTCTGAGGAGCCTCGGACACCAAAAAGACCCAGGTCGGATGACCTGGGCCCTTCTTCGAAGAGCGGGTGACGAGAATCGAACTCGCGCTCTCAGCTTGGGAAGCTGATGTTCTACCATTAAACTACACCCGCGCAATACGGACATATCGACTGGACTGCAGTCGGCGTCCGAGCGCTCGCTCACTGTACCTCATGGGTGGGTCGGGGTGGGGTGGAGCGGGGCGTACGGTGGGGGCCGCGGGGCCCCGGAGTGCCGCCTGGATCAGGTTCCGGTTCGTCCCGTAATGTGGCATTCGGCGTCGGGGGAGCGAGCCCGACGCGGCTCCTGGGGAAGGGACTTGAGGGACTTGATGGAACGCACCGTCGTCCGCTGCGCGGACGGGCACGTCTTCAGCGCCGCTACGTTCCCGATGCAGCAGGCCGAGCGCCTCGGCCCCGGCCGGCTCGTCCGGTGCCCCCGCTGCGCGCGGCTGCGCAGCGCGGTGCCGGTCACGCTGCAGAAGCGGTAGACACACACCCGCAGACACATACGCACACGCACCACCAGGGGCGCGGGCCCGTCGCGATTGTCGGCGGTCCGTGCCCCTTGCGTATCCTCGGGACGTGCTTCTCTCAGACAAGGACATCCGGGCCGAGATCGACGCCGGGCGGGTCCGGATCGATCCCTTCGAAGAATCCATGGTTCAGCCCTCGAGCATCGACGTACGGCTGGACCGTTACTTCCGGGTGTTCGAGAACCACCGGTACCCCCACATCGACCCCTCCGTGGAGCAGCCGGACCTCACCCGGCTGGTGGAGCCCGAGGGCGACGAGCCGTTCATCCTGCACCCCGGTGAGTTCGTGCTGGCGAGCACGTACGAGGTCATCACGCTTCCCGACGACCTCGCCTCCCGTCTGGAGGGCAAGAGCTCGCTGGGCCGGCTCGGCCTGGTCACCCACTCCACCGCCGGCTTCATCGACCCCGGCTTCAGCGGCCACGTCACCCTGGAGCTGTCCAACCTCGCCACCCTGCCGATCAAGCTCTGGCCCGGTATGAAGATCGGCCAGCTCTGCATGTTCCGGCTGTCCTCCCCCGCCGAGCACCCCTACGGCAGCGAGCGCTACGGCTCCCGCTACCAGGGCCAGCGCGGCCCGACCGCCTCGCGGTCCTTCCTGAACTTCCACCGGACCCAGGTATGAGGGCGACGACGATATGAGCGACGTGCGGGAGAACCTGACCTACGAGCGCTTCGGCACGGCCGTCCGTGAGCTGGCGCAGACCATCGCGGACGACGGCTTCGAGCCCGACATCGTGCTGAGCATCGCGCGCGGCGGCGTCTTCGTGGCCGGCGGCCTGGCCTACGCCCTGGACTGCAAGAACATCCACCTGGTGAACGTGGAGTTCTACACCGGCGTCGGCACCACGCTCGACATGCCGGTGATGCTGGCGCCCGTCCCGGACCGCATCGACTTCTCCGACAAGAAGGTGCTCATCACCGACGACGTCGCCGACACCGGCAAGACGCTCAAGCTGGTGCGCGACTTCTGCCTCGACACGGTCGCCGAGGTGCGTTCCGCCGTCATCTACGAGAAGTCCCACTCCCTGGTGAAGTGCGAGTACGTCTGGAAGCGCACCGAGGACTGGATCAACTTCCCGTGGTCCGTTCTGCCGCCCTGCCGCAAGGCGGGCACTCCGGTCACGCCCTCGAAGGACGCCCTGTAGGACCGTCGCCGCAAGCCCCGTAGGCCCGCATGCCCGCACAGCGTCAGGTGCCGCCCGGACGAATGTCGTCCAAGCGGTCGACGAGCACCACGGACGCCGGATGTGCGGGCCTGGGGACCTGGATGAGGATGGGCACGTAGACCACGTCGCCATGCCTGTACTCGGCCTTCCACGAATGCCGATAGCACACGATCTCCTGCGGAGCACCGCGCGTCGCGTAGCACTGGGGCACCGACTCCGTGAACGCGGCCGGCGAGTTCTCCCACCGGGTGCCCGACTCGCTCGCCGCCGCACCTGACGCACCCCAGGCACCGAGTGAGACGCAGCAGACGCAGAAAGCCGCGGCCACCGCACCGGCATTCCGGCTCGCTGCTCTCTTGGTACTCATCACAGAACCCCTGTCACGGCTCGGAAGGGTGCAGTTTGCGGGCGGCGTCGTGCCGGGTGTGGACGCCGAGCTTGGCCAGCACCGCGCCCACGTGGTGCCCGGCGGTCTTGGGCGTGATGTAGAGGCGGACGGCGATCTCGGCGTCCGACAGGCCCTCGTTCAGCAGTTTGAGGACGTCCACCTCCCGGTTGGTCAGCCCGTACGGGTTGGCCCGGGTGGCCGCCCGTGCGCCGCGCCGGATCGGGCGGACCCCCCGAGCGCGCATGACGGCGCGGGTGCGTGCCACGGCCGGCCGGGCGTCCAGGGCCTCGAAGGCCGCCAGGGCCTCGCGCAGCGCGGCTGCGTCGCCGGACAGGCGGGCCAGCGCCGCGTCGTGCGGGCAACCGAGCCCGTCCCAGCGGGCCGCGGCGCCCGCCCAGTCGCCGGTCAGCTCCAGCGCGTAGGGTTCGGCGGCCGGCACCTGCGGGGGTGTCCCGCCGGCGCGGCGGATCCAGCAGGCCAGCGGGCCGGACAGCCAGGGGTGCGTACGCTCCGCCAACGCGGCCAGCCCGTTGCGCGCCTCCGTCTGGACCAGTTCGTGGTCACCGGCCAGCCAGGCCGCCTCGACCCGGGCCTCCCACCCGAGACCCGTGTCCAGCAGGCAGTCCGAGTCGGCGAGGCCCGCCGCCCGGTCCAGCAGCGGCCACACCTGGTCCCTGCCCTGCCGGGCCCGCACCAGGCCCAGGACGGTCAGGGCCAGGGCCTCGCCCACCGGCGGTGAGCCGGGGTGGGAGACGACCTGCTGCGCGGTGTCGGCGGCCTCGGTCCACAGGCCCCGGTTCAGCAGCCCCCAGCTGTCCCAGGCCCTCGCGCACAGCAGGTGGGGCAGCAGGTCGTGATCGAGGAAGTAGGCTTCCGCCCGGCTCGCGGCCGCGGTGGTCCGGTCGGCATCATGCTGCAACGCGCCGATCCGGCACAGGGTGAGCGCCAGGAAGCCCGCGTCCACCGGCAGATCCCGCGCCATCGCGCTGGACACCGCCCGCTCGCAGTCCTCCCACCCCGCCCCTTCGCTCAGCAGGCGTGCCGCCGCGGCATGGAAGTGCGCCTGGCCGGCCACCCCCGCATCGCCGAAACGCTCGCCCAGAGCGGCCGCCTTCTCGGCGTAGGCGGCGGCCACCGCGACCCCTTCCTGCTCGTGACAGGCCAACTGGCAGAGGTTCAGGTAGGCCCACGCCAACTCCCGGCTCGGTCGCAGCCGTTCGAGTACCCGCACTGCCTCCAGGCCGGTCTGCCTGGCCTCGGCGGTGCGCCCGGCCGACCACAGCCAGCACGACAGCCAGCGCAGGTCCTCCCCCTCGCGCAGCCGGTCACCCAGTGCGCGGCGCAGCCGCACCGCCGTACGGCGGGAAGCCACCCCCTCGTCGAGTCGGCTGGACAGCAGACAGGCCTGCGAGTGGCCCTCCAGCAGGGAGGTCTGCTGTTCGGCGGGCAGGTCGTCGGCGTACCGCAGGGCGCGGGCGTACTGGGCGGCCGCTTCCCGGTGCGCGCCCGACGCGGCGGCGTGGGCGGCCGCCGCGGGCGCGTACTCCAGCACGGCGGCCGCGTCCTCGGCGCCCTCCGAATGGTCGGCCAGCGGCGCCAGGTCGTCCGCCGCGACCGGCCCGGACCGCATCAATGCCAGTGCCTGGCGATGTACTCGCAGCCGGTGGGCGGCGGGTACGGCCTCCAGTACCGCCCGCCGGGTCAGCTCTTGGCGGAACTCGGCCGTGCGCCCCTCGGTGCGTACGATGCCGCAGGCCACGGCCTCGTCGAGAGCCTCCTCCGGAGCCGGCAGTATGCCGGCCAGCAGCGGCAGCGGGACCCGGCGTCCGAGGACGGCCAGCACGTCGACCACCCGGCGCGCCGAGGCCGACAGGCCGGCCAGGCGGCCCGCGACGGCCTCGCGCACGGTGGCCGGGACGGGCTCGGCAGGGGCGGCCAGGACCGAGGTGACGATGAACGGGTTGCCGGCGGACAGTCGGTACACCTGCTCGGCGTCCACCGTGTGTCCGGCGGCCAGTTGGGCCACGGCCCGGCGGCTCAGGGGGAGCAGGTCGTGGCGGTGCACCCACGGATAACCGGCCAGGGTGCCGAGGAGGGCGGTCAGGTCGTGGGTCCGGCCGATCTCGTCGTCGCGGTAGGTGACCACCACCAACGCGGGAACGCCGGGCAGGCGCCGGGTCAGATGGCGCAGCAGGTCCATCGTGGCCTCGTCGGCCCAGTGGACGTCCTCCACGACCAGCAGGCTCGGATAGGAACTCAGGTCGGCGAGCAGGCAGTCGAAGAGCTCGTCGGGACGGCAGGTGCCGGCCAGCGCCCCGGTCAGGGCGGTCCGCGCCGCGGCGCCCAGGTTCGGAGCCAGGTCCGTGAAGGGGCCCAACGGGCGCGGAGTGGCCAGCGGATCACAGGCGCCCGTCAGAACCCGGACGTGGGGATCGGCCAGCCGGGCCAGCCGGTGAACAACGGCGGTCTTGCCGATGCCGGTCTCGCCACGCACAAGGGCCAGGCGTCCCGGGCCGCTCACTGCCACTTTCAGATGGCCGGTGAGGTCCTGGAGAACGGCCTCTCGCTCTAGCAGGTCCATCAATGTCAGTTTCTCTCCGGGGCCGGAGACGCGCAAAAGGTCCAGCCCGATCCCGGCAGGTAGGCCGTCGGGACGGTAATGCCCGGGCGCCGTGCCGGGACCTGGGGTGTGCCCGGGGTGGAAGTTGGGGTGTTCGCCCGATGCGCCGCCGGAGACGGCGGCGCATGCTGGTCGAGGAGTTCCAAACCCGGGTTCCCCCGCGCCTCCGAGAAAAGACTGTGGCGGTCCGCCGCGTCCTGACGTCTCGGAGTTGAGGCGGCTTGAGCCCCAGGGCTACGGAGAACGCCCTCCGTAATCGAATCGGGGCCGCGAACCGGCAGGTCCCGATAGTCCCCGGAAAGGATTCATCATGCAGAACTTCGCGAAGCGTGCGGCGCTGGTGACGGCATCGGCTGCCCTGGCTGCTGGGGGTGCCCTGGCGCCCTCCTCCGCATTCGCCACCCCGGCGCCCACAGGAACTCACGCGACGACGCCGGACAAGCCGTGCCAGAAGAAGAACTGCAAGACCAACCGTAATGCTCAGGGCCGCAACACCCAGGGCGGCGTCCAGGGCAGCGGTAGGGGGAACACGCAGGGCGGTGTCCAGGGCAGCGGTAACGGCAACACCCAGGGCGGGGTGCAGGGTGGCGGTAACGGCAACACGCAGGGCGGGGTCCAGGGTGGCGGTAACGGCAACACGCAGGGCGGGGTCCAAGGCGGCGGTAGGGGGAACACCCAGGGCGGTGTCCAGGGTGGCGGCAATGGCAACACCCAGGGCGGGGTGCAGGGTGGCGGTAACGGCAACACCCAGGGCGGTGTCCAAGGCGGCGGTAGGGGCAACACCCAGGGCGGCGTGCAGGGTGGCGGCAATGGCAACACCCAGGGCGGCGTGCAGGGTGGCGGCAATGGCAACACCCAGGGCGGTGTCCAGGGTGGCGGTAACGGCAACACCCAGGGCGGTGTCCAGGGTGGCGGCAATGGCAACACCCAGGGCGGTGTCCAGGGTG comes from the Streptomyces seoulensis genome and includes:
- a CDS encoding ATP-binding protein, whose product is MDLLEREAVLQDLTGHLKVAVSGPGRLALVRGETGIGKTAVVHRLARLADPHVRVLTGACDPLATPRPLGPFTDLAPNLGAAARTALTGALAGTCRPDELFDCLLADLSSYPSLLVVEDVHWADEATMDLLRHLTRRLPGVPALVVVTYRDDEIGRTHDLTALLGTLAGYPWVHRHDLLPLSRRAVAQLAAGHTVDAEQVYRLSAGNPFIVTSVLAAPAEPVPATVREAVAGRLAGLSASARRVVDVLAVLGRRVPLPLLAGILPAPEEALDEAVACGIVRTEGRTAEFRQELTRRAVLEAVPAAHRLRVHRQALALMRSGPVAADDLAPLADHSEGAEDAAAVLEYAPAAAAHAAASGAHREAAAQYARALRYADDLPAEQQTSLLEGHSQACLLSSRLDEGVASRRTAVRLRRALGDRLREGEDLRWLSCWLWSAGRTAEARQTGLEAVRVLERLRPSRELAWAYLNLCQLACHEQEGVAVAAAYAEKAAALGERFGDAGVAGQAHFHAAAARLLSEGAGWEDCERAVSSAMARDLPVDAGFLALTLCRIGALQHDADRTTAAASRAEAYFLDHDLLPHLLCARAWDSWGLLNRGLWTEAADTAQQVVSHPGSPPVGEALALTVLGLVRARQGRDQVWPLLDRAAGLADSDCLLDTGLGWEARVEAAWLAGDHELVQTEARNGLAALAERTHPWLSGPLACWIRRAGGTPPQVPAAEPYALELTGDWAGAAARWDGLGCPHDAALARLSGDAAALREALAAFEALDARPAVARTRAVMRARGVRPIRRGARAATRANPYGLTNREVDVLKLLNEGLSDAEIAVRLYITPKTAGHHVGAVLAKLGVHTRHDAARKLHPSEP
- a CDS encoding phosphatase PAP2 family protein, translating into MLSRGLSRISGTTASTPGARSRKRLWAAAGVTALGFLVVLELTARRYGLPGPLTHQVAELVYRPKSGALLYAGLALTLVVLTWRQRFIAVAAALGIDAVLALTRWVFGIGGVGGIEGRAFGNGALWVVLGCGVVALTRRTGAERTLLLKGVGLGLLLVAGRKTGDTWLLITSRTRPQVLDPYVATADHALGNPSWVAGRIVEATGPIGSHVLDAVYGQLAVAAVVVALYQLRNVAAERRFPAHHLVRTFLVIGLLGPAIYMIYPVVGPVFAYGTGAFGTGSAHWAVAELWPHTPPPIGTPHPVVYDAITPRNCMPSLHTAWATAIFIHSRRAPRFLRVAGTFWLLATLTATLGFGYHYGIDLVAGVVFTLTIETTLRALDHGWNRLAVQQVAGGTAFFTALLLSVRFLPVRMAHHPWVAGPLVLLATAAVIYGYVRTTARWEPNPVPPAPRAEPQLEPA
- a CDS encoding phosphoribosyltransferase, with the translated sequence MSDVRENLTYERFGTAVRELAQTIADDGFEPDIVLSIARGGVFVAGGLAYALDCKNIHLVNVEFYTGVGTTLDMPVMLAPVPDRIDFSDKKVLITDDVADTGKTLKLVRDFCLDTVAEVRSAVIYEKSHSLVKCEYVWKRTEDWINFPWSVLPPCRKAGTPVTPSKDAL
- a CDS encoding helix-turn-helix domain-containing protein codes for the protein MGSAEEIAGFAALLRELKQRSGLSYEALAKRAHMSTSTLHRYCRGDGVPADYAVVSRMARLCGATPEEMVELHRRWVLADAARERGRRAAVPQEPAPKPESEPEPEPEPQQSAPSVPAVVAEPSRRRHWPLIAAAVALVVTVATALTLDRDDGGTPDPGTTGRAVAAPLTVSTRTYGWDDPQCEGKYLVDRPPAEVAPPVMGQDVPGWVAAHRAVAADRQRVALTVQGTGDEAVVIESMHVGVAGSGQPPAWNAYLGSSGCGGGVETRSFDTDLDAPHPVLTPKAGQRGFPYKVSRTDPEVLYLTARADTHDVHWYVDLQWDSAGRQGTIRINDHGKPFRTSGSRGRPVYEFLVGGTHWYRDA
- a CDS encoding fibronectin type III domain-containing protein, which gives rise to MAAVVLGGPVVVAPEAVAAGVSCPANVYTRAFYKNTSFSGSPVKSDCDSAVDQSWSGRPLAGVPADNFGVRWSVKRDFGSGGPFTFAVSATDGVRVYLDGVRKIDLWSGTGDKARSKSVNLTVPSGSHTLRVDSVNWSGAAKVKYSYTPRTSAQYDKTRPLAPTGVKTAYDTTTRRTTVSWSANKEMDLASYSLYRRPEGSGTWTRVTTTSAHSYTDPLVNPDDRTPYFYEVRAKDKAGNTSSGSTDTVVRPLPIVPSLTGTYDRTTGKVTLKWPQNTEPQFHHYTVLSNDLVDGSYEWVPLGTTTRSTWTTGPVTPDGEWRHYRVLVTNDGGTTTYSAKWLDATATNELWLGIPDGIAPERAPDLALGTCAGGVRATASDSTPAPIRDFTGFEIERREATAGTWAPVLHQGYDPRPYTAEATVCEPLPADGRTYEYRARSYDAAGNYSPYSETRAITVPAQRSE
- a CDS encoding polysaccharide deacetylase family protein, which translates into the protein MARHNGTRGWYGKVVGAALGVTMLAVGASIWTAQADTAGAPAPKHATSSVKPVDVTIAHSSDRGARGVNITIDDGPDPTWTPQVLAVLEEYGVKATFCMVGTQAQAHPELVKQVVAAGHRLCDHTVSHDTAMDKKPVAYQSRQILDAERMITEASGGVRPMYYRAPGGAFTPASRKLAASRGMRPLGWNVDTKDFERPGTDAIVATVERELPNGPTLLFHDAGGDRSQTVAALRRVLPELKQQGYSFGFPAR
- a CDS encoding DUF4232 domain-containing protein; the encoded protein is MRITTRTATASSLVALTALALVGVQAGTASAVTTAGCTTANTKLTVTEVSRPINHLLLKATNTGTTNCNAYYAPDLRAGADAQAPLAWVEDSKPQAVVTLKPGESAYAGIATYSPDGEGGTTTKTLGVLFTDRNAGGTGKEKTLNLPNGGVFFNSAAAVTYWQYSAADALTW
- the dcd gene encoding dCTP deaminase, yielding MLLSDKDIRAEIDAGRVRIDPFEESMVQPSSIDVRLDRYFRVFENHRYPHIDPSVEQPDLTRLVEPEGDEPFILHPGEFVLASTYEVITLPDDLASRLEGKSSLGRLGLVTHSTAGFIDPGFSGHVTLELSNLATLPIKLWPGMKIGQLCMFRLSSPAEHPYGSERYGSRYQGQRGPTASRSFLNFHRTQV